Part of the Natronobacterium gregoryi SP2 genome, CAATCGGCGGCGGATCGGGGACATAGTCTTCCTACGAACCGGATCGTGGAGTGTCTTGGCCCGACACCCTTCGCCCGCTTTCGGGAGAATTACTCCCCGGAACGGAACCAGCGATAGAGCCCGACAACTCCGAGAACGGCGAGAACGAGCCACGTACCGACGACGAGGGGCGTTCCAAGTTGGGCCGAAAGCACTCGAGGCGCGCCGGTCTCGAGACCGTCGAAGACGACGAGCCAGCCGACGATCGTGATCGCGGCGATGGCGAGTCCGGCCCAGAGCAACTCCCGGCGGAGCGAGTAGCCGCCAACGGAGTCGTCGGTTCCGCTCATGCTCGAAAAGCGATGTATTCCGTCGTACTGGATCGTTACGCGTTGTAGAACGCTTCCGCAACGAGCAGCGGGAAGACAAGTGTCGCCTCTGCTTCGACCTGCGTGTAGTTCGTCTCGGCGTCGTCTTTGATCTTGCCCCACGAGACGGCCTCGTTCGGCGGCGCACCGGACAGCGAGCCGTCGCCTTCCATCCCCGTGGAGATGTAGACGGCGTAGTCGGCACCGCCACGGAAGAGGTTCGTCATGATGGCGTGGTGTTTTGGCACCCCGCCGCCGACGGCGATCAGACCAGTCGTGTCCGCGAACATCCCGTCCTCGATGATCTTCTCGTAGTCGTCTAAGATCTCGATGCCGATGTCCGAGTCCGTGTCCTGGCGCTGCCGGTAGTAGTAGAGGAAGTTGCCAACCTCGGCGTCGGTCAGCGCGGGACAGTAGACCGGGATGTCGTTGTCCGCTGCCTGCTTGAGCACGGAGTCCTCGTCCTCGAGAGTCTCACCGAGTTCACGGGTGAACTCGGTCGGCGTCCGGATCGACTCCTCGGCGAAGAAGTCGTCGAAGAAGTCATAGAGGTACTCCTCGAGCCAGACGTACCGGTCGGAGGGAACGAAGATGTTGCCTAGGCGATTGATGCCGCGCTCGCGAAGTTCGGCCTCGTCGGCGTCCCACTCGCCCATCTTGAACGGCTTGGCTGTCTTGATGACGTCCTCTGTCAGCGAACCTGAGGTCGTGATGACGACGTCGACGTGGCCGTCGCGAACGAGCGCGGCGACCGTCTCGCGCAGGCCAGAAGAGACGATGTTCGAGGTCAGCGTGAGGTAGACCTTCGCCTCTTCTTCTTGCATACGTTCGGTGACATCGATCGCTTCGGCCAGGTGGCTCGCCTGGAAACCGGTCGTCTCGTAACTCGACAGCAGCGACTCGAGGTCGAGGTCGCCGCGGAAGTCGTGGCCGCGAACGTCGGCCGTCTCGAGTTCCTCGTCGGACCCCGGGACGACGTGTTCGCGGGAGTCGTCGTCGGTCATACACGATGGAACGGAGAGAAGCAGTTTAAGTCGTGTGATCCACCGCTATTCGATCAGTCGGCCGCCGTCGCCGGCGACTCGCTTCCGGCGCGGGCAGAGCGCCAGTACCCCTGGAGGTACGCCCCAACGAACATGCCGGCGATGCCATAGAGGATGACGACGTTGCCGACGCCGAGGCTGGCGTAGGCCGCGCCGGGACAGATTCCAGAGAGACCCCAGCCGACGCCGAAGATGCCGCCGCCGAGGACGACGTTCCTGTCGAGCGTCTTCAGCCGCCGGCCGTAGGTCGCTCCCGTCAGCGGGGCCGTCGTCCGGAACTGCCTGATCCCGAAGAACGTGATTCCGGTGACGACTGCGGCCCCGAACATGACGAACAGCAGGCCGAGGTCGTCGAACTGGAGGAAGTTCAACACGACTTCGGGCTGGGCCATGTGGCTGAACCCGAGGCCGAAACCGAAGATCAGCCCGCCGACGAAGACGAGTGGCAAGAACAGCGGGTGTTGGTCGTGTTCTGCCATCAGAGGTTCACCCCCAGTGCCTGCACCAGTTGCGCGACCCCGATCGCCACCAGCAGGAAGGTCGCGACGCCGACGAACGACGCTCGAGAGGCCGAGCCGACGCCACAGACGCCGTGGCCCGACGTACAAC contains:
- a CDS encoding deoxyhypusine synthase; the protein is MTDDDSREHVVPGSDEELETADVRGHDFRGDLDLESLLSSYETTGFQASHLAEAIDVTERMQEEEAKVYLTLTSNIVSSGLRETVAALVRDGHVDVVITTSGSLTEDVIKTAKPFKMGEWDADEAELRERGINRLGNIFVPSDRYVWLEEYLYDFFDDFFAEESIRTPTEFTRELGETLEDEDSVLKQAADNDIPVYCPALTDAEVGNFLYYYRQRQDTDSDIGIEILDDYEKIIEDGMFADTTGLIAVGGGVPKHHAIMTNLFRGGADYAVYISTGMEGDGSLSGAPPNEAVSWGKIKDDAETNYTQVEAEATLVFPLLVAEAFYNA
- a CDS encoding DUF6691 family protein, with the protein product MMAEHDQHPLFLPLVFVGGLIFGFGLGFSHMAQPEVVLNFLQFDDLGLLFVMFGAAVVTGITFFGIRQFRTTAPLTGATYGRRLKTLDRNVVLGGGIFGVGWGLSGICPGAAYASLGVGNVVILYGIAGMFVGAYLQGYWRSARAGSESPATAAD